The Ascochyta rabiei chromosome 10, complete sequence genome has a window encoding:
- a CDS encoding Peptidylprolyl isomerase yields MSNFSDASRLKATVFVGGLDQAVTQQTLFHAFLPFGDIVEVNLPKPDLPNSNETHRGFGYVEFEAATDATDAIDNMDRSELYGQVIKVAAAKPQKDHTEGLGSKTAVWEQEGWLAKHAVSEEDRQATEQLQEEANGPMDPMQGLEGLDEAGPKAA; encoded by the exons ATGTCAAATTTTTCGGACGCATCACGCCTAAAGGCTACGGTGTTCGTCGGCGGCCTCGATCAAGCAGTCACCCAGCAAACCCTGTTCCACGCCTTCCTGCCGTTTGGAGACATCGTCGAAGTCAACCTGCCAAAGCCAGATCTACCAAATTCGAACGAAACACATCGTGGCTTTGGCTATGTTGAGTTTGAAGCTGCTACGGATGCTACAGATGCGATAGACAACATGGACCGGAGCGAACTGTACGGCCAGGTCATCAAAGTTGCTGCAGCTAAGCCGCAGAAAGACCACACCGAAGGTCTGGGGAGCAAAACAGCTGTGTGGGAGCAG GAAGGATGGTTGGCCAAGCATGCTGTGAGCGAAGAAGATCGTCAAGCAACCGAGCAGCTACAGGAGGAAGCAAACGGCCCTATGGATCCGATGCAAGGGCTTGAGGGCCTTGACGAAGCAGGACCTAAGGCTGCTTGA